Proteins from a genomic interval of Danio rerio strain Tuebingen ecotype United States chromosome 4, GRCz12tu, whole genome shotgun sequence:
- the LOC101882252 gene encoding uncharacterized protein isoform X2, producing the protein MAEERVKDSLSEKHSVRSGSCLSRENFREKTPSSAKSVRSGSCVSSSVSLKSDRSKDRPLNFREKTPSSAKSSVHQKRAEAEPSCVSMKSDASMERPIAFKSGNTGPAVSSVHQKRAEAEPSCLSMKSDQSMGVPITFKSENTRPAVSVDGDDQTGDLQQDSLQPEHDELQRVKEQHKTSMKNKYERLFEGINHGETQTLLNRIYTQLYIIEGESEGVNEEHEVLQMEKRARTKPSQHTPVYCNDIFKASAGAGHEEKIKKEKAQIKTVLTKGIAGIGKTVSVQKFILDWAEGKDHQDVDFMFVLPFRELNLIRDHQYSLHRLLLDFHPELEDLEPKIYEQCRVVFIFDGLDESRITLNFSDEEKVCAVTESSSVAVLMRSLLKGDLLPSALIWITSRPAAAHQIPSRYIKRLTEIQGFTEPQKEEYFRKRISDEHQASRIISHIRRARSLQIMCHIPVFCWISSTVLQKLLEEDVRAEIPQTLTEMYIHFLLIQINMRKQKYEERDPKNLQGDPEKLQSNRGVISKLKVAFRQLKINVRKQKYEERNPKNLQGDPKNLQSNRGVILKLAEVAFRQLMKGNVMFYEEDLIESGIDVTDASVYSGICTEIFKEESVIHQRKVYSFIHLSFQEFLAAFFVFYCHLTENREPLRVIYDEEYSDDEEYEYSYDQYLQSSSEESLYVLLSSAVDKAVRSSNGHLDLFLRFLLGVSLKSNQRLFQDLLTHTEKSSENIRRITQYIKDMIKRDKHLSAERSINLFLCLLEVKDQTLAREIQEFVKSDKHSEEKLSPAHCSTISYMIEMSEEPLDELDFNKFNTSAEGRRRLTAAVRNCRRALLQWCELTVQCCESLSSALQSSNCVLRELDLSNNDLQDSGVKLLSDGLKSQHCKLETLRLQCCKLTVQCCESLSSALQSSNCVLRELDLSNNDLQDSGVKKLSDGLKNQHCKLDTLRLVMCNLTVQCCESLSSALQCSNCVLRELDLSNNDLQDSGVKKLSDGLKSRHCKLDTLRLAMCKLTVQCCESLCSALQSSNCVLRELDLSNNDLQDSGVKKLSDGLKIQHCKLDTLRLSGCMVTEEGCGFLSSALTSNPSHLRELDLSYNHPGDSGVKLLSEQLEDPNYTLDKLNLDHGGHTRITAGPRKYVCFLTLDPNTANTRLILSEENREVKRVRENQPYPDHPHRFDDYRQVLCRESVCGRCYWEIDWSGDYGVCISVSYKSIRRKGGGVECWFGNNAQSWSLFCDSSSFSFSHNNTHTVLPVKRLSRRIGVFVDHSAGTLIFYNIYRDTMSLIHSVQTTFTEPLCAGFGLYYSGSSVKLS; encoded by the exons atggcagaggagcgagtcaaggactctctctcagagaaacacag tgtgagatcaggatcatgttTGTCCAGAGAGAACTTCAgagagaaaacaccatcatctgccaaaag tgtgagatcaggatcatgtgtgtccagctctgtgtctctgaagagtgaccggTCTAAAGATCGTCCACTAAACTTCAgagagaaaacaccatcatctgccaAAAG ttcagttcatcagaagagagcagaagcagagcccagctgtgtgtctatgaagagtgacgCGTCTATGGAGCGACCAATAGCATTTAAGAGTGGAAACACAGGACCTGCTGTCAG ctcagttcatcagaagagagcagaagcagagcccagctgtCTGTCTATGAAGAGTGACCAGTCTATGGGTGTACCAATAACATTTAAGAGTGAAAACACACGACCTGCTGTCAG tgtggatggagatgatcagactggagacctgcagcaggattcactccaaccagaacatgatgaacttcagagagtcaaagagcagcacaaaaccagcatgaagaacaagtatgagagattatttgagggaatcaaccatggagagactcaaaccctcctgaacaggatctacacacagctctacatcatagaaggagagagtgaaggagtgaatgaagaacatgaggttttacagatggagaaaagagccagaacaaaaccctcacaacacactccagtctactgcaatgacatctttaaagcctcagctggagcaggacatgaggagaagatcaagaaggagaaagcccagatcaagactgttctcactaaaggcatcgctggaatcgggaaaaccgtctctgtgcagaagttcattctggactgggccgagggaaaagaccatcaggatgtagatttcatgtttgtgcttccatttcgagagctgaacttgatcagagatcatcagtacagtcttcacagacttctgctggactttcatcctgaacttgaagatctggagcccaagatttatgagcagtgtagagttgtgttcatctttgatggtctggatgaaagcagaatcacactcaacttttcagatgaggagaaagtttgtgctgtgactgaatcttcatcagtggctgtgttgatgcggagcctcctgaaaggagatctgcttccctctgctctcatctggatcacctccagaccagcagcagcccatcagatcccctccagatacatcaagcgtctgacagagattcagggattcactgagcctcagaaggaggaatatttcaggaagagaatcagcgacgagcatcaagccagcagaatcatctcccacatcagaagagcaagaagcctccagatcatgtgccacatacccgtcttctgctggatctcctccactgtgcttcagaagctcctggaagaagatgtgagagcagaaatccctcaaactctgactgagatgtacatccacttcctgctgattcagatcaacatgaggaagcagaagtatgaagagagagatccaaAGAATCTGCAGGGAGATCCAGAGAAACTGCAGTCCAACAGAGGAGTTATCAGCAAACTTaaagtggctttcagacagctaAAGATCAACGtgaggaagcagaagtatgaagagagaaATCCAAAGAATCTGCAGGGAGATCCAAAGAATCTGCAGTCCAACAGAGGAGTGAtcctcaaacttgctgaagtggctttcagacagctgatgaagggcaatgtgatgttctatgaggaggacctgattgagagcggcatagacgtcactgacgcctcagtgtattctgggatctgcactgagatcttcaaggaggaatctgtgattcatcagaggaaagtctacagcttcatccatctcagctttcaggagtttctggctgctttctttgtgttttactgccatttaacagagaacagagaaccgCTGAGGGTGATTTATGATGAAGAATATTCAGATGATGAAGAATATGAATATTCATATGATCAATATCTACAGTCCAGCTCTGAGGAGTCTCTGTATGTTCTGCTCAGTTCAGCAGTAGATAAAGCTGTCAGGAGTAGTaatggtcatctggatctgttcctgcggttcctgctgggcgtctcactgaagtccaatcagagactcttccaggatctgctgacacacacagagaagagctcagagaacatcaggagaatcacacagtacattaaagacATGATCAAGAGAGATAAACATCTCTcagctgaaagatccatcaatctgttcctctgtctgctggaggtgaaagatcagactctggccagagagattcaggagtttgtgaaatcagacaaacactcagaggagaaactctctcctgctcactgctcaacaatctcCTACATGATTGAGATGTCAGAGGAGCCGCTGGATGAGTTAGACTTTAATAAATTCAACACATCAGCTGAGGGAAGACGGAGACTGACAGCAGCtgtgagaaactgcagaagagctcT gctacagtggTGTgaactcactgttcagtgctgtgagagtttgtcttcagctctacaatcctcaaactgtgtgctgagagagctggacctgagtaacaatgacctgcaggattcaggagtgaagcttctctctgatggactgaagagtcaacactgtaaactggagacactgag gctacagtgctgtaaactcactgttcagtgctgtgagagtttgtcttcagctctacaatcctcaaactgtgtgctgagagagctggacctgagtaacaatgacctgcaggattcaggagtgaagaagctctctgatggactgaagaatcaacactgtaaactggacacactgag actggtcatgtgtaatctcactgttcagtgctgtgagagtttgtcttcagctctacaatgctcaaactgtgtgctgagagagctggacctgagtaacaatgacctgcaggattcaggagtgaagaagctctctgatggactgaagagtcgacactgtaaactggacacactgag attggccatgtgtaaactcactgttcagtgctgtgagagtttgtgttcagctctacaatcctcaaactgtgtgctgagagagctggacctgagtaacaatgacctgcaggattcaggagtgaagaagctctctgatggactgaagattcaacactgtaaactggacacactgag attgtctggctgtatggtgacagaggaaggctgtggttttctgtcttcagctctgacttcaaacccctcacacctgagagagctggatctgagctacaatcatccaggagattcaggagtcaagctgctctctgaacaactggaggatccaaactacacactggacaaactcaa tctggatcatggaggacacacgaggattacagcaggaccacgcaaat atgtctgttttctcactctggatccaaacacagcaaacactcgactcattctgtctgaggagaacagagaggtgaagcgtgtgagagagaatcagccgtatcctgatcatccacacaGATTTGATGATTAtcgtcaggtgttgtgcagagagagtgtgtgtggacgctgttactgggagattgactggagtggagattatggtgtgtgtatatcagtgtcatataagagcatcaggaggaagggaggaggtGTTGAGTGTTGGTTTGGaaataatgctcagtcctggagtttgttctgtgattcctccagtttctcattcagtcacaataacacacacactgttctCCCAGTGAAGcggctcagcaggagaataggagtgtttgtggatcacagtgcaggaactctgatcttctacaacatctatagagacacaatgagcctcatccactcagtccagaccacattcactgagccgctctgtgctgggTTTGGGCTTTATtattctggatcatcagtgaaactgagctga
- the LOC101882252 gene encoding uncharacterized protein isoform X1 → MAEERVKDSLSEKHSVRSGSCLSRENFREKTPSSAKSVRSGSCVSSSVSLKSDRSKDRPLNFREKTPSSAKSSVHQKRAEAEPSCVSMKSDASMERPIAFKSGNTGPAVSSVHQKRAEAEPSCLSMKSDQSMGVPITFKSENTRPAVSVDGDDQTGDLQQDSLQPEHDELQRVKEQHKTSMKNKYERLFEGINHGETQTLLNRIYTQLYIIEGESEGVNEEHEVLQMEKRARTKPSQHTPVYCNDIFKASAGAGHEEKIKKEKAQIKTVLTKGIAGIGKTVSVQKFILDWAEGKDHQDVDFMFVLPFRELNLIRDHQYSLHRLLLDFHPELEDLEPKIYEQCRVVFIFDGLDESRITLNFSDEEKVCAVTESSSVAVLMRSLLKGDLLPSALIWITSRPAAAHQIPSRYIKRLTEIQGFTEPQKEEYFRKRISDEHQASRIISHIRRARSLQIMCHIPVFCWISSTVLQKLLEEDVRAEIPQTLTEMYIHFLLIQINMRKQKYEERDPKNLQGDPEKLQSNRGVISKLKVAFRQLKINVRKQKYEERNPKNLQGDPKNLQSNRGVILKLAEVAFRQLMKGNVMFYEEDLIESGIDVTDASVYSGICTEIFKEESVIHQRKVYSFIHLSFQEFLAAFFVFYCHLTENREPLRVIYDEEYSDDEEYEYSYDQYLQSSSEESLYVLLSSAVDKAVRSSNGHLDLFLRFLLGVSLKSNQRLFQDLLTHTEKSSENIRRITQYIKDMIKRDKHLSAERSINLFLCLLEVKDQTLAREIQEFVKSDKHSEEKLSPAHCSTISYMIEMSEEPLDELDFNKFNTSAEGRRRLTAAVRNCRRALLQWCELTVQCCESLSSALQSSNCVLRELDLSNNDLQDSGVKLLSDGLKSQHCKLETLRLQCCKLTVQCCESLSSALQSSNCVLRELDLSNNDLQDSGVKKLSDGLKNQHCKLDTLRLATCKLTVQCCESLSSALQSSNCVLRELDLSNNDLQDSGVKLLSDGLKSQHCKLETLRLVMCNLTVQCCESLSSALQCSNCVLRELDLSNNDLQDSGVKKLSDGLKSRHCKLDTLRLAMCKLTVQCCESLCSALQSSNCVLRELDLSNNDLQDSGVKKLSDGLKIQHCKLDTLRLSGCMVTEEGCGFLSSALTSNPSHLRELDLSYNHPGDSGVKLLSEQLEDPNYTLDKLNLDHGGHTRITAGPRKYVCFLTLDPNTANTRLILSEENREVKRVRENQPYPDHPHRFDDYRQVLCRESVCGRCYWEIDWSGDYVKRLSRRIGVFVDHSAGTLIFYNIYRDTMSLIHSVQTTFTEPLCAGFGLYYSGSSVKLS, encoded by the exons atggcagaggagcgagtcaaggactctctctcagagaaacacag tgtgagatcaggatcatgttTGTCCAGAGAGAACTTCAgagagaaaacaccatcatctgccaaaag tgtgagatcaggatcatgtgtgtccagctctgtgtctctgaagagtgaccggTCTAAAGATCGTCCACTAAACTTCAgagagaaaacaccatcatctgccaAAAG ttcagttcatcagaagagagcagaagcagagcccagctgtgtgtctatgaagagtgacgCGTCTATGGAGCGACCAATAGCATTTAAGAGTGGAAACACAGGACCTGCTGTCAG ctcagttcatcagaagagagcagaagcagagcccagctgtCTGTCTATGAAGAGTGACCAGTCTATGGGTGTACCAATAACATTTAAGAGTGAAAACACACGACCTGCTGTCAG tgtggatggagatgatcagactggagacctgcagcaggattcactccaaccagaacatgatgaacttcagagagtcaaagagcagcacaaaaccagcatgaagaacaagtatgagagattatttgagggaatcaaccatggagagactcaaaccctcctgaacaggatctacacacagctctacatcatagaaggagagagtgaaggagtgaatgaagaacatgaggttttacagatggagaaaagagccagaacaaaaccctcacaacacactccagtctactgcaatgacatctttaaagcctcagctggagcaggacatgaggagaagatcaagaaggagaaagcccagatcaagactgttctcactaaaggcatcgctggaatcgggaaaaccgtctctgtgcagaagttcattctggactgggccgagggaaaagaccatcaggatgtagatttcatgtttgtgcttccatttcgagagctgaacttgatcagagatcatcagtacagtcttcacagacttctgctggactttcatcctgaacttgaagatctggagcccaagatttatgagcagtgtagagttgtgttcatctttgatggtctggatgaaagcagaatcacactcaacttttcagatgaggagaaagtttgtgctgtgactgaatcttcatcagtggctgtgttgatgcggagcctcctgaaaggagatctgcttccctctgctctcatctggatcacctccagaccagcagcagcccatcagatcccctccagatacatcaagcgtctgacagagattcagggattcactgagcctcagaaggaggaatatttcaggaagagaatcagcgacgagcatcaagccagcagaatcatctcccacatcagaagagcaagaagcctccagatcatgtgccacatacccgtcttctgctggatctcctccactgtgcttcagaagctcctggaagaagatgtgagagcagaaatccctcaaactctgactgagatgtacatccacttcctgctgattcagatcaacatgaggaagcagaagtatgaagagagagatccaaAGAATCTGCAGGGAGATCCAGAGAAACTGCAGTCCAACAGAGGAGTTATCAGCAAACTTaaagtggctttcagacagctaAAGATCAACGtgaggaagcagaagtatgaagagagaaATCCAAAGAATCTGCAGGGAGATCCAAAGAATCTGCAGTCCAACAGAGGAGTGAtcctcaaacttgctgaagtggctttcagacagctgatgaagggcaatgtgatgttctatgaggaggacctgattgagagcggcatagacgtcactgacgcctcagtgtattctgggatctgcactgagatcttcaaggaggaatctgtgattcatcagaggaaagtctacagcttcatccatctcagctttcaggagtttctggctgctttctttgtgttttactgccatttaacagagaacagagaaccgCTGAGGGTGATTTATGATGAAGAATATTCAGATGATGAAGAATATGAATATTCATATGATCAATATCTACAGTCCAGCTCTGAGGAGTCTCTGTATGTTCTGCTCAGTTCAGCAGTAGATAAAGCTGTCAGGAGTAGTaatggtcatctggatctgttcctgcggttcctgctgggcgtctcactgaagtccaatcagagactcttccaggatctgctgacacacacagagaagagctcagagaacatcaggagaatcacacagtacattaaagacATGATCAAGAGAGATAAACATCTCTcagctgaaagatccatcaatctgttcctctgtctgctggaggtgaaagatcagactctggccagagagattcaggagtttgtgaaatcagacaaacactcagaggagaaactctctcctgctcactgctcaacaatctcCTACATGATTGAGATGTCAGAGGAGCCGCTGGATGAGTTAGACTTTAATAAATTCAACACATCAGCTGAGGGAAGACGGAGACTGACAGCAGCtgtgagaaactgcagaagagctcT gctacagtggTGTgaactcactgttcagtgctgtgagagtttgtcttcagctctacaatcctcaaactgtgtgctgagagagctggacctgagtaacaatgacctgcaggattcaggagtgaagcttctctctgatggactgaagagtcaacactgtaaactggagacactgag gctacagtgctgtaaactcactgttcagtgctgtgagagtttgtcttcagctctacaatcctcaaactgtgtgctgagagagctggacctgagtaacaatgacctgcaggattcaggagtgaagaagctctctgatggactgaagaatcaacactgtaaactggacacactgag attggccacatgtaaactcactgttcagtgctgtgagagtttgtcttcagctctacaatcctcaaactgtgtgctgagagagctggacctgagtaacaatgacctgcaggattcaggagtgaagcttctctctgatggactgaagagtcaacactgtaaactggagacactgag actggtcatgtgtaatctcactgttcagtgctgtgagagtttgtcttcagctctacaatgctcaaactgtgtgctgagagagctggacctgagtaacaatgacctgcaggattcaggagtgaagaagctctctgatggactgaagagtcgacactgtaaactggacacactgag attggccatgtgtaaactcactgttcagtgctgtgagagtttgtgttcagctctacaatcctcaaactgtgtgctgagagagctggacctgagtaacaatgacctgcaggattcaggagtgaagaagctctctgatggactgaagattcaacactgtaaactggacacactgag attgtctggctgtatggtgacagaggaaggctgtggttttctgtcttcagctctgacttcaaacccctcacacctgagagagctggatctgagctacaatcatccaggagattcaggagtcaagctgctctctgaacaactggaggatccaaactacacactggacaaactcaa tctggatcatggaggacacacgaggattacagcaggaccacgcaaat atgtctgttttctcactctggatccaaacacagcaaacactcgactcattctgtctgaggagaacagagaggtgaagcgtgtgagagagaatcagccgtatcctgatcatccacacaGATTTGATGATTAtcgtcaggtgttgtgcagagagagtgtgtgtggacgctgttactgggagattgactggagtggagattatg TGAAGcggctcagcaggagaataggagtgtttgtggatcacagtgcaggaactctgatcttctacaacatctatagagacacaatgagcctcatccactcagtccagaccacattcactgagccgctctgtgctgggTTTGGGCTTTATtattctggatcatcagtgaaactgagctga